The sequence TGACCTTCTGGGTGGTGCCGATCAGCTCAGCCTTCTCTGGGTCAACAGACTTGGTGGACCAGTTAGCGCGAGAGCCCTTTGGTGCAGCCTTCTGTTCAGACTTAGATGCGTCTGCGGATTCTGAAGCTGCAGAATCATCCTTGGCCGCAGCCAAGACATCCTGCTTACGGATGCGGCCACCAACACCGGTGCCCTCAATCGAGTTCAAGTCAACGCCGTGCTTATCAGCCAGCTTGCGCACCAAAGGAGTGACGTAAGGAACGTTGCCGGAGTTATTGACCTTCTCCGATCCTGGAGTCTGCTTCGGCTCATCCTTAGCGGCGGGCTGCTTTTCCTCCTGCTTTTCTTCCTGAGATTCGGACTTCTTCTCCTCGGACTTGTCCTTCTCGTCGGATTCGTCAGCGTCGGCACCTGCGTCGTCAGTATCAGCGCTTGCATCAGCGTCGGCCGCAGCGTCTGCGTCGCCGATGCGTGCGATGACTTCGCCGACTTCGACGGTGTCGTCTTCCTCGGCGAGGATTTCTACCAGGGTGCCTGCCACAGGCGATGGGATTTCGGTGTCGACTTTGTCGGTAGAGACCTCAAGGAGTGGTTCGTCGACCTCGACTTCGTCGCCGACTTCCTTCAGCCACGTGGTGATGGTGCCTTCGGTGACAGACTCGCCAAGTTCTGGCATCTCAACATCGGTAGCTTCACCGGAGCCACCGGACTTCTTCTTCGGCTTGGCATCCTTCGCCTCGTCAACGGTAGCGTTGTCTTCCTTGGACTCAGCTTCTTCGATAGCCTCGTCGGAAGGAACATCGCCGTCCTCATCCTCAGCGGCCGCAGCGTCTGCGTCGCCGATGCGTGCGATGACTTCGCCGACCTCGACGGTGTCGTCTTCCTCAGCGAGGATTTCTACCAGGGTGCCTGCCACAGGCGATGGGATTTCGGTGTCGACCTTGTCGGTAGAGACCTCAAGGAGTGGTTCGTCGACCTCGACTTCGTCGCCGACTTCCTTCAGCCACGTGGTGATGGTGCCTTCGGTGACAGACTCGCCAAGTTCTGGCATCTCAACGTCGGTGGCCTTGCCAGAAGCCTTCCCAGAACTGCCGGAAGATTTCTTCTCTTCCTTCTCTTCTGGCTCGTCTTTCTCTTCTGGCTCATCCTGTTCCTCGGCTGCGTCTGCGCCAGAGTCGGCGGAATCGCCCTCATCACCGACGATGGCGATGACTTCGCCGACCTCGACGGTGTCGTCCTCCTCCGCCTTGATCTCTAGCAGCACGCCAGCGACAGGGGACGGGATTTCGGTGTCAACCTTGTCGGTAGAGACCTCGAGCAACGGTTCGTCGACCTCGACGGTATCGCCGACTTCCTTCAGCCACGTGGTAATTGTGCCTTCGGTGACGGATTCGCCCAGCTCGGGCATCTCAACTGAGTGCGCCATGTTTTGAGTCTCCTCGAAAATTAGTTAAACGGAAGCTTTATGCGTCCAGAGTACCTGTTGACAAAACTTTGTGGGCATAAACCTTGCATAGATGGGGCGAATTAAAACTACCCCCATACCTAAGTATGATGGATAATTGTGTTTAACCTTTTCGGACGCAAGAAAAAGTCCTCACCCCTGACCC comes from Corynebacterium cystitidis and encodes:
- the sucB gene encoding 2-oxoglutarate dehydrogenase, E2 component, dihydrolipoamide succinyltransferase, translated to MAHSVEMPELGESVTEGTITTWLKEVGDTVEVDEPLLEVSTDKVDTEIPSPVAGVLLEIKAEEDDTVEVGEVIAIVGDEGDSADSGADAAEEQDEPEEKDEPEEKEEKKSSGSSGKASGKATDVEMPELGESVTEGTITTWLKEVGDEVEVDEPLLEVSTDKVDTEIPSPVAGTLVEILAEEDDTVEVGEVIARIGDADAAAAEDEDGDVPSDEAIEEAESKEDNATVDEAKDAKPKKKSGGSGEATDVEMPELGESVTEGTITTWLKEVGDEVEVDEPLLEVSTDKVDTEIPSPVAGTLVEILAEEDDTVEVGEVIARIGDADAAADADASADTDDAGADADESDEKDKSEEKKSESQEEKQEEKQPAAKDEPKQTPGSEKVNNSGNVPYVTPLVRKLADKHGVDLNSIEGTGVGGRIRKQDVLAAAKDDSAASESADASKSEQKAAPKGSRANWSTKSVDPEKAELIGTTQKVNRIREITATKMVESLQTTAQLTHVQEVDVTRVAELRKKAKPAFVEKYGVNITYLAFFVKATAEALVSHPNVNASYNAEAKEITYHEAVNIGIAVDTPQGLLVPVIKDAQNLNLAEIAKAIADLADRARNKKLRPDDLSGATFTVTNIGSEGALLDTPVLTPPQAGILGTAAIEKRPVIITEDGVDSIAIRQMCYLPFTYDHQLVDGADAGRFVTTIKDRLETGDFEDDLGL